From the genome of Nostoc sp. C052, one region includes:
- a CDS encoding ParA family protein gives MKKKTVKKQIRLTIASNAGGSGKTTVATHLAYAVGAKGYKVTLIELDQNGSLCIFARLAPASMEQSLAAVFKKTFTGDYPLVPLWTEHLPTVTAIQGGKFLEESIAEIYNYNRRHYTLKDRLEDFPLNSDLIIFDTPASLEPMGLIALAASTHVLVPIKPEYKDTGAFAGFLDWFYSKVDDLRLKPQPEILGFVPTRVDLYGVGAHRDILGLDKKGNLRTDIEPERTLPFLIKQMGIRCFPYIRESNYYLKASGSGLPLNLYRPGYDASEDFKPIVTSLIKLMTEEL, from the coding sequence ATGAAAAAGAAAACAGTTAAAAAGCAGATCCGGCTAACAATTGCTAGTAATGCAGGCGGGTCAGGTAAAACCACGGTAGCAACCCATTTAGCATATGCTGTAGGTGCCAAAGGTTACAAAGTTACCTTAATAGAACTCGATCAAAACGGTTCACTATGTATTTTTGCAAGGCTTGCACCAGCATCAATGGAGCAGTCTCTAGCTGCTGTCTTCAAAAAAACATTTACAGGTGACTACCCACTTGTTCCACTTTGGACAGAACATCTTCCGACGGTGACGGCTATTCAAGGAGGAAAATTTCTCGAAGAAAGTATTGCAGAAATATATAACTATAATCGCCGTCACTACACACTGAAAGATAGATTAGAAGATTTTCCCTTAAATAGCGATTTGATTATCTTTGATACTCCTGCTTCCTTAGAGCCTATGGGTTTGATTGCACTAGCAGCTTCTACACATGTGCTTGTTCCTATCAAACCAGAATATAAAGATACAGGAGCTTTCGCAGGTTTTTTAGATTGGTTCTATAGTAAAGTAGACGATTTGAGATTGAAACCTCAACCTGAAATATTAGGGTTTGTACCTACACGAGTAGATTTATATGGCGTTGGGGCACATCGAGATATTTTAGGTTTAGACAAAAAAGGCAACCTCAGAACTGATATTGAGCCTGAGAGAACTCTTCCCTTTCTAATTAAACAGATGGGAATCCGATGCTTTCCCTATATTCGAGAATCTAATTACTACCTTAAAGCTAGTGGTTCTGGATTACCCTTAAATTTATATCGACCTGGTTATGATGCTAGTGAAGACTTTAAACCTATTGTGACTAGCTTAATTAAATTGATGACAGAGGAACTGTAA
- a CDS encoding ParM/StbA family protein: MSNIHTLQKIFPAGFDNGYGSLKLLVDGFEVVRVPSYITNAEMEDVPGRVVFNGTAYTVGESAYRTGNYFDRNTDNNENKVNNALLTLLGALAHLPHRKAWHLKLVISLHDVALADELQKVLNGEYQPILAGKQSDVKVEVLKVVLEGMGALFGHPLPKKLTILDFGNGTTLYSRYNRGQREVHTAYPIGVEVLIDDISQKMKHLNGGKIGDPSKIRFCLEMGHTRYSRDIDIKDIYSACLKDWYEKYLKKVVNLTLDAKHQGDEIWAIGGGCLLPGFKKLLEKNGFKILDNPVEANVFGLLEMAKTISSKNPATSIK; this comes from the coding sequence ATGTCAAACATTCACACGTTGCAAAAAATTTTTCCTGCGGGTTTCGATAACGGTTACGGAAGCCTTAAACTTTTAGTCGATGGCTTTGAAGTAGTTCGTGTCCCCAGCTATATAACCAATGCCGAGATGGAAGATGTTCCAGGGCGTGTAGTTTTCAACGGTACTGCTTATACAGTTGGAGAGTCAGCTTACCGGACAGGGAATTATTTTGACCGCAACACAGACAATAATGAAAACAAAGTCAACAACGCATTATTGACTTTATTGGGCGCATTGGCACATCTCCCACACCGTAAGGCTTGGCATTTAAAATTAGTCATTAGCTTACATGATGTTGCTCTAGCTGACGAATTGCAAAAAGTACTCAATGGAGAATATCAGCCGATACTTGCTGGCAAACAATCAGACGTGAAAGTAGAAGTGCTGAAAGTTGTACTAGAAGGGATGGGTGCATTGTTTGGGCATCCACTACCGAAAAAATTAACCATTTTAGACTTTGGCAATGGAACAACCCTGTATTCTCGTTACAACCGGGGTCAGCGAGAAGTTCACACTGCCTACCCCATCGGTGTAGAAGTTCTCATCGATGATATCTCCCAAAAAATGAAACATCTAAATGGAGGAAAAATCGGAGATCCATCCAAAATCCGATTTTGTTTGGAAATGGGGCATACCCGATACAGCCGTGACATCGATATCAAAGATATATACAGCGCTTGCTTGAAAGACTGGTATGAAAAATACTTGAAGAAAGTGGTGAATCTCACATTGGATGCCAAACACCAAGGGGATGAAATCTGGGCGATTGGTGGAGGCTGCCTCTTACCTGGATTTAAGAAGCTGTTGGAGAAAAACGGCTTCAAAATCCTGGACAATCCCGTAGAAGCCAATGTCTTTGGGCTTTTAGAAATGGCAAAAACCATTAGCAGCAAGAATCCTGCAACATCTATTAAGTGA
- a CDS encoding ParB/RepB/Spo0J family partition protein, whose amino-acid sequence MSSKKPVEISQLFGQAGQSQQIHQLKSQIEKLEVEIIQLRANVFSSEEKTTLEQQIEQLTNQLATQGGIHEIAVNLIDPDPAQPRQTFPQLVIQERAESLRRQGQQNPIVLIPQLDGRYKIFDGELRWRSAPFAGMTKLKAVFLPKEETSDEVVVFEGQLVSSIHSQKLHDLDLATALIRLILYKYPDLRGREDEIPKFLNAFINRLVRSKKLQYLALIKDSDLMTQQEWLETSDFKEHEEHEIVSVLLGLQLNPVSINNNIFPLLKVPEDLKNVIRSEGLETSKVRELNKLSSEQMKIDESKALMIRTQVTNRVIEEKLSLSQTKTLVKQTIEQYSTSNSKAKQNKQMDKTIKDIQSINLKILEQTRLIKLRQVLQEKLDEIKTLM is encoded by the coding sequence ATGTCAAGTAAAAAACCTGTAGAAATTAGTCAACTGTTTGGTCAAGCAGGTCAGTCTCAGCAAATTCACCAACTTAAAAGTCAGATAGAGAAACTCGAAGTAGAAATTATACAGCTGCGAGCAAATGTATTTAGTTCAGAAGAAAAAACTACATTAGAGCAACAAATTGAGCAACTCACTAATCAACTGGCTACTCAAGGAGGAATACATGAAATTGCAGTAAATCTTATAGATCCCGATCCGGCTCAACCGAGACAAACGTTTCCTCAATTAGTAATCCAAGAACGAGCAGAAAGTTTGCGTCGGCAAGGTCAGCAAAACCCAATAGTGCTTATTCCACAACTTGATGGACGCTACAAAATATTTGATGGAGAACTCAGATGGAGGTCAGCTCCATTTGCTGGAATGACAAAACTGAAAGCTGTCTTTCTACCTAAAGAAGAAACTTCAGATGAAGTCGTAGTTTTTGAGGGTCAACTGGTAAGTAGTATTCACTCCCAAAAACTTCATGACCTTGACTTAGCAACTGCTCTTATTCGATTAATTCTTTATAAGTATCCCGATCTGAGAGGACGAGAAGACGAGATTCCAAAATTTTTGAATGCTTTCATTAACCGACTAGTCCGCAGCAAGAAGCTTCAATATCTCGCACTGATTAAAGATTCTGATTTGATGACACAGCAAGAATGGCTAGAAACATCTGATTTCAAGGAACATGAGGAACATGAGATTGTCTCAGTTTTGTTAGGACTACAACTCAATCCGGTATCGATTAATAACAATATCTTTCCTCTTCTTAAAGTGCCGGAAGACCTCAAAAATGTCATTCGCTCTGAAGGGTTAGAAACCAGCAAAGTAAGAGAACTCAATAAATTATCCTCTGAACAGATGAAGATTGATGAATCTAAAGCTTTGATGATTCGTACTCAGGTAACTAATCGAGTCATCGAAGAAAAACTATCATTGAGCCAAACTAAAACACTAGTTAAGCAAACCATAGAGCAGTATAGTACTTCTAATTCTAAAGCCAAGCAGAACAAACAGATGGACAAAACTATTAAGGATATCCAGTCAATAAATTTAAAAATTTTGGAACAGACACGACTTATTAAACTACGCCAAGTCCTTCAAGAAAAGCTCGATGAGATTAAAACCCTGATGTAG
- a CDS encoding type II toxin-antitoxin system ParD family antitoxin, whose product MNVSLTIELEKWVQSKVESGMYTSASEVIREGLRLLKDQDALKAIRLAELRREIQQGIDSGESTPLNMDEIIELAKQQRQTRESP is encoded by the coding sequence ATGAACGTTTCTCTGACCATAGAACTGGAAAAGTGGGTGCAATCCAAAGTTGAAAGCGGTATGTACACTTCGGCTAGTGAAGTGATCCGTGAAGGTTTGCGGCTGCTCAAAGACCAGGATGCCCTCAAAGCAATACGCCTTGCCGAGTTACGTAGGGAGATACAGCAGGGGATTGATAGCGGAGAATCTACACCGCTAAACATGGATGAAATTATCGAATTGGCTAAACAACAACGGCAGACCAGAGAATCCCCATAA
- a CDS encoding type II toxin-antitoxin system RelE/ParE family toxin — MATILIKPLAQADLLDIWNFIASDSFDKADQLLKKIDSQLKMLASNPGMGRKRDSLAPNLRSFPLGNYLIFYRSINQGIEVIRVIHGARDIQSLFEEDDE; from the coding sequence ATGGCGACAATTCTTATAAAACCGTTAGCACAAGCTGATTTATTGGATATTTGGAATTTTATTGCCAGTGACAGCTTTGATAAAGCAGATCAGCTTCTAAAAAAAATAGACAGTCAGCTCAAAATGTTGGCATCAAACCCAGGTATGGGAAGAAAACGCGATTCCTTAGCACCAAATCTGCGAAGTTTTCCACTAGGGAATTATCTAATTTTCTACCGTTCTATAAACCAAGGGATTGAAGTTATTCGTGTTATACATGGGGCAAGAGACATTCAAAGCCTTTTTGAAGAAGATGATGAGTAA
- a CDS encoding ATP-dependent RecD-like DNA helicase, producing MSTPPNLSPQQVSAFPQHETITGVVERLTFYSAESGYTVARLTRPRSTELTTIVGSFANIQPGQTLQLTGFWRDHPQFGPQFQVVNYKETKPATLTGIEKYLGSGLIKGVGPVTARRIVAHFGLETLDIIENQIDRLIEVQGIAKKRIKLIKNAWETQKAIKEVMVFLQGHGVSTTYAVKIYKQYKDEAIATVTNNPYQLAADIYGIGFLTADKIARNIGIAPDSEFRYRAGIIHCLSEAAEDGHCYLPQSELIESVIKLLTTESHQPTEEAVAIIIKDMALADELIRERDEEKRLLCYKPTYFHTEQNLAQLIRQRLEKPVGTDIERVRDWIERFTASRKIQLSEQQRQAVETAAYSKIMILTGGPGVGKTFTTHTIVSLWKAMGKSIALAAPTGRAAQRLGEMTGLEAKTIHRLLEFDPRSRGFKRDSENPLPHTAIIADEASMLDLFLAYSLLKAVLAGALLLLVGDIDQLPSVGPGQILADLINSGRVPVVRLTQVFRQAQTSAIITAAHQINRGIYPTIEPISDNPVSDCIWHGGGHQPEHGVQAICELITDLIPRLGFNPATDVQVLCPMTRGVIGTRNLNTVLQQLINPPSPNKVEINRGGNLLRDGDRIIQLTNDYNREVFNGDLGIIQNIDTVEQEVAVQYGERTVVYDYADLNEIALAWCVTIHKSQGSEYPVVILPIYMQHYMMLTRNLFYTGLTRAKKLAIVVGAKKAISLAVRSTDDQRRYTRLQQRLLQAGLNC from the coding sequence ATGTCCACTCCCCCTAATCTTTCCCCTCAACAAGTAAGCGCCTTTCCTCAACACGAAACAATCACCGGAGTCGTAGAACGCCTAACTTTTTACTCTGCTGAATCGGGTTACACTGTGGCAAGGCTGACCCGTCCCCGTAGCACCGAACTGACAACAATTGTCGGCAGCTTTGCTAATATTCAGCCAGGTCAAACTCTACAGCTAACTGGTTTCTGGCGTGACCATCCACAATTTGGCCCCCAGTTCCAAGTAGTCAACTACAAAGAAACCAAACCAGCCACTCTCACCGGAATTGAGAAATATTTGGGCAGTGGACTGATCAAAGGTGTTGGCCCAGTCACAGCAAGACGCATTGTTGCCCACTTTGGTTTAGAAACCCTGGACATTATCGAAAACCAAATTGACCGGCTCATCGAAGTTCAAGGCATTGCCAAAAAGCGGATTAAGTTAATTAAAAATGCCTGGGAGACACAGAAAGCCATAAAAGAAGTGATGGTGTTTCTCCAAGGGCATGGCGTTTCTACCACTTATGCTGTGAAGATTTACAAGCAATATAAGGATGAAGCAATTGCCACTGTTACCAATAACCCTTATCAGCTAGCAGCCGACATTTACGGGATTGGTTTTCTAACTGCTGACAAGATTGCACGGAATATCGGAATTGCCCCTGACTCAGAATTTCGTTACCGTGCAGGAATTATCCACTGTCTAAGTGAAGCTGCCGAAGATGGTCACTGTTACCTGCCACAAAGCGAACTGATTGAGTCGGTAATCAAACTACTGACTACCGAATCTCATCAGCCCACAGAAGAAGCGGTTGCGATCATTATTAAAGATATGGCTCTGGCAGACGAGCTGATTAGAGAGCGGGATGAAGAAAAAAGGCTACTTTGCTATAAGCCGACTTACTTCCATACGGAACAGAATTTAGCTCAACTGATACGCCAACGCTTGGAAAAACCTGTTGGCACTGACATTGAACGCGTGCGTGATTGGATTGAGCGCTTTACTGCTAGCCGTAAAATTCAGCTTTCAGAACAGCAACGCCAAGCTGTAGAAACAGCAGCCTACTCCAAAATCATGATCCTCACTGGTGGCCCTGGCGTTGGAAAGACCTTCACAACTCACACCATTGTCAGCCTGTGGAAAGCAATGGGTAAATCTATTGCGTTGGCTGCACCAACTGGACGGGCTGCTCAACGCTTAGGTGAGATGACTGGGCTGGAAGCTAAAACCATACATCGCTTGTTAGAATTTGACCCCCGCTCAAGGGGTTTCAAGCGCGATAGCGAAAATCCTTTGCCCCACACGGCAATTATCGCTGATGAAGCTTCGATGCTTGATTTATTTCTGGCTTACTCCTTGCTTAAAGCAGTATTGGCTGGCGCTCTACTATTGTTGGTGGGTGACATTGACCAGTTACCATCTGTGGGCCCAGGTCAAATACTTGCTGATTTGATTAATTCTGGTCGTGTGCCAGTAGTGCGGTTAACTCAGGTATTCCGCCAAGCTCAAACAAGTGCTATTATCACTGCTGCTCACCAAATTAATCGAGGAATTTATCCCACGATTGAACCGATTTCCGACAATCCTGTGTCTGACTGTATTTGGCACGGTGGCGGACATCAGCCTGAACATGGTGTACAGGCAATCTGCGAGTTGATTACCGATTTAATTCCCCGCTTAGGTTTTAATCCGGCTACTGATGTCCAAGTCCTTTGCCCGATGACACGGGGAGTAATCGGGACTCGTAACCTGAACACAGTATTGCAGCAGTTGATCAACCCACCCAGCCCCAACAAGGTGGAGATCAACAGAGGTGGGAATTTGTTACGCGATGGCGATCGCATCATCCAGCTAACCAATGACTACAACCGCGAAGTTTTCAACGGCGACTTAGGAATTATCCAAAACATTGATACTGTCGAGCAGGAAGTTGCAGTGCAATATGGTGAGCGGACTGTGGTTTACGATTACGCTGACCTCAATGAAATTGCGCTAGCGTGGTGCGTGACTATTCATAAAAGCCAGGGGTCAGAATATCCAGTGGTAATTTTGCCAATCTATATGCAGCACTATATGATGTTGACTCGGAACCTGTTTTACACTGGGCTGACCCGTGCCAAGAAGTTAGCGATAGTGGTTGGCGCAAAAAAAGCGATATCTCTGGCAGTGCGCTCTACTGATGACCAACGGCGGTACACAAGGTTACAGCAGAGGTTACTTCAGGCAGGACTGAATTGTTAA
- a CDS encoding RNA polymerase sigma factor, RpoD/SigA family has protein sequence MKPEEEIAYARLVQEMIAIEQSKNELTQQLDREPTMTELANAVEKTEAQVRAALHLGQKAKQKMVTANLRLVVSVAKKYQNRNLEFLDLIQEGAIGLQRGIEKFDPNRGYKLSTYAYWWIRQEITRAIAEQSRTIRLPIHLTGILTKIRKVQRESFQKLGRHATAEEIATLLNISTDKLREYLTASRTAISLNKQVGDEKETELGEILASDAASPEKLLSQELLSQDVAKFLEPLTPIQRQVLTLSFGLENDQHFNLAQIGQQLNLSRERIRQIQVKAISILRHRQNDMQEYLFD, from the coding sequence TTGAAGCCAGAGGAAGAAATTGCTTATGCAAGACTTGTACAAGAAATGATTGCCATTGAGCAATCTAAAAATGAACTCACCCAACAGCTAGACCGGGAACCAACAATGACAGAATTAGCCAATGCTGTCGAAAAAACCGAAGCACAAGTCCGAGCAGCGCTGCACCTTGGCCAAAAAGCTAAACAAAAAATGGTGACAGCAAACCTGCGGCTAGTAGTATCTGTTGCCAAGAAATACCAGAACCGCAATTTGGAATTCTTAGATTTGATCCAAGAAGGAGCAATCGGTTTGCAAAGGGGTATAGAAAAGTTTGATCCCAACCGGGGGTATAAGCTATCAACCTACGCCTACTGGTGGATTCGTCAGGAGATTACACGCGCCATAGCAGAACAATCGCGCACTATTAGATTGCCTATTCATCTCACTGGAATACTTACCAAAATTAGAAAAGTACAGCGAGAAAGCTTTCAAAAACTCGGTCGTCATGCCACTGCCGAAGAAATTGCAACACTCTTAAACATAAGCACAGATAAGCTTCGAGAATATCTCACTGCTTCTCGCACAGCCATTTCTTTAAATAAACAAGTAGGAGATGAAAAAGAGACAGAATTGGGCGAAATTTTAGCCAGCGATGCCGCTTCACCAGAAAAACTCCTTAGCCAAGAACTTTTATCGCAAGATGTAGCTAAATTCTTAGAACCATTGACACCTATACAGCGTCAAGTGTTGACTTTAAGCTTTGGGCTAGAGAACGATCAGCATTTCAATCTAGCTCAGATTGGCCAACAGCTAAACCTCAGCCGAGAACGGATTCGTCAAATCCAGGTCAAAGCTATAAGTATTCTCCGCCATCGACAAAACGACATGCAAGAGTATTTATTTGATTAA